Proteins encoded by one window of uncultured Celeribacter sp.:
- a CDS encoding cytochrome c family protein, whose product MTLTKIVGGVCGTFLIFLLGNWAATSIYAMDATGHDGEHVQAYVIATGEDDAVEEEVVEVSFDELLASADPAKGEKVFGKCKACHKVDGSNGTGPHLDGVFGRELASVGDFSYSDAMASHGGAWTPELLNAYLESPKDEIPGNKMSFAGLKKIEDRANIVAYLQSISG is encoded by the coding sequence ATGACCCTTACCAAGATCGTGGGCGGCGTATGCGGCACATTCTTGATCTTCCTGCTCGGCAATTGGGCCGCAACTTCCATCTATGCCATGGATGCCACCGGACACGACGGTGAGCATGTCCAAGCCTATGTGATCGCCACGGGCGAAGACGACGCCGTGGAAGAAGAAGTGGTCGAAGTGAGCTTTGACGAACTTCTGGCCTCTGCCGATCCGGCCAAGGGCGAGAAAGTCTTTGGCAAATGCAAAGCCTGTCACAAGGTTGACGGCTCGAACGGCACGGGGCCGCACCTCGATGGCGTGTTCGGGCGTGAGCTGGCGTCCGTTGGCGACTTTTCCTACTCCGACGCGATGGCCTCGCATGGCGGTGCCTGGACCCCGGAACTGCTGAACGCCTATCTGGAAAGCCCGAAAGACGAGATTCCGGGCAACAAGATGTCCTTTGCCGGTCTGAAAAAGATCGAAGACCGCGCCAATATCGTGGCCTATCTTCAGTCGATTTCCGGCTAA